The Desulfovibrio sp. JC010 sequence GCGGCTCTCCGAGGGCCAAAGAAACTTTTTAAAAAAGTTTCTCTGGACTCTTCAAAAACTTTTATTAGGGCTTCGCCAAGTTGGGTGGTCGATTTTGCTAGGAATTAATTCGACCTTACGTGGGAAAACGGATTGATATTTTTGTTTAAATCTTCGCCTCCGGCGGCAAAGCCCTACTGAAAAGTTTTGGGATTCTTAAACCCTTTTCCCAAAAGGGTTTAAGGCTCCCGGCAGGGCCGCCGGAGGCGAAATCATTTCATTAAGAAGTGCGGGCTTTGTCGAGTTCACCGTTACGGTTGAAGATACCTTCCATCATGAGAGCGAGTGCACCGTCACCGGTAACGTTACATGCAGTACCGAAGCTGTCCTGCAGGGCGAATACTGCCAGCAGCAGTGCAACACCTGCGGGATCGAAGCCGAGTACACCTACTACGATACCAAGGGAAGCCATAACGGTTCCGCCGGGAACACCGGGTGCGCCGATGGCGAAGATACCAAAAAGCAGGATGAACATGGCCATGGTTCCTACGGAAGGCAGAGTGCCGTAGAGCATCATGGAGATGGTCATGGCAAAGAAAGTCTCAGTAAGAACGGAACCGCAGAGATGGATGGTTGCTCCGAGAGGCACCATGAATTCAACGGTATCCTTACCCAGAGCCTTGGATTTACCTGCGCATTCGAGGGAAACAGGCAGGGTTGCTGCACTGGACATGGTTCCAACCGCAGTGAGGTATGCGGGCGGATAATGCTTGAATACTTCGAGGGGGTTACGTTTGGAAATGATTCCTGCAAGGGTGTAGAGGAAAGTCAGCCAGATGAAATGACCGATGAGAACGATGACAATAACTTCAAGGAATACGGGAAGCTGTTTGGTCAGGCTGCCTTCGTAAGCAAGACCGGCAAAGGTGGTTGCGATAAAGAAAGGCAGGATGGGGATAATGATGCGGCTGACAACCTGCATCATGATGTTCTCGAATTCACCGAGCATATTTTCAAAGGTCTTGGCCTTAACCCAGATGGTGGCGATGCCGAGTACAACTGCGGTAACCAGAGCGGTCATGACGGACATGATCGGCGGAATGGAAAGCTGGAACACAACTTCGGGCAGTTCGCGCAAACCTTCAACCTGTGTGGCAATGGAAAGATGCGGAATGAGAGCATATCCGGCAACAGCGGCCATGGTGGCGGCACCTGCTGCGGAAAGGTAAGCGAGACTTACGCCCACACCCAGCATCTTGGATGCATTCTGGCCCAGACGAGTAATTGCGGGGGCGATGAATGCGAGGATTACGAGGGGTACAGTATAGAAAATAAACTGACCCATTACATATTTAGCAGTAACCACAACTTCCATTACCGCATGGTTGGCAAAGAGGCCGATTCCGACACCGGCGGCAATACCGATGAGCAGTTTGATAATCAGCCCGAACTCTTTGAACTTGGATTCATTTGACATTTTTTCCACTCCTTTCCTTTAACAGGACCATAGCCGGACCCCTGAAAAATCACCCGGCAGCACCACGGTCCGAATTTAATTTATTTTACCGCAATAGCCTCGATCTCAACCAGAGCGCCGAGGGGAACATTAGCCACTTCAAAGCAGCTGCGTGCGGGGTAAGGCTCAGAGAAGTAAGTAGCATATACTTCGTTGATAGCTGCGAAATCTTCGATGTTCTGGATCAGCACGGTGGTTTTGACCACGTTGTCCATAGTGGTGCCTGCTGCTTCAAGAACGTACTTGAGGTTATCAAGGGCCTGTTTGGCCTGTGCACCGGGACCTTCAGGCATTTTTCCGGTTTCTTTATTGATGGGCAGCTGGCCGGAAGTGAAAACCATATTTCCGGATTCAATTGCGTGAGAGTAGCAGCCTACTGCTGCGGGGGCTTTCTCACTTACAACTACTTTTTTCATTGTTCTCTCCTGTATGGATATTTTTTCTTTGAGTTCAGAAACAACCTTCACGTTGTGTTGAAATCCGGTATAGCGATAAGATTTTTACGCGTCAATAAAAAATTATTCAAACGAGAAAAATTTATTAAAGTCAAATTAAAAATTTATTACAAATCCATTTAGAATTTATTTTAATAAATATGACCAATTTAAATTTCGAAAAAATGATTATTCACTCACATTTTTATCGATAAACAAAAAACCGGACCAAACCCCAAAAGGGTTCGATCCGGTTTTTCCGGTTGTGTCAAGTACTGCCGTGCGGCAAAAATTATTTATCGTTGATCTTCTGCAAATACCGGTAGACGGTTGCTTCCGAGACTACCAGATGTTTGGCGACATCTTTGATAGCCCCCTTGAGCATAAAAACACCGCGTTCGTTCAGAGTGGAGACCACATCCATTTTTTCTTCGGAAGTCATGCGCTCCGGCAGGATGTTAGTGTCTGCGATCACACGTACAATCAGGGATTCAGTCAGGTCTTCCATGGATTTGGGAAAGGTTTCGCTGTGCTCCTCTTCTTCAGGAACATTGCCGAACTCTTCTTTCTTAACTGAGCGGTCAAACCCGGCACTGTGGATGACTTTATTGATCAGTTCCCGGGCGGCCAGCATGTCCGAAGTATCCATGTTCAGACAAAGCATACCCAGCAGTTCGCCCTCAGAATCCTTGATGAAATATGTTGCTGAATGAAGGATGTGTCCGTTGCGCCCCTCGGTGGTGTAGCCCATCATCCAGTCCTTTTCGCGGTAGACCTCATCCACCAGAAACTTCAGGGCCAGATCGGTCAGCGGAGCGCCCACACCGCGCCCGGAAATATGCTCATTGGCAATGGCCAGCACGGACTTTTCCTTGCTGGTGGTATCGTGCAGGACCACTTCGCAATTATCCCCCAGAAATGTTCCCAGAAACTCCACAAAAGGGACATAATGATCGATCTTACATGATATAATTTTGGATTTGGCAGGCAAAGGACTCTCCCTCATAATAATTTTTTATCAGCTCCAGAATTTTTTGTACTCATGATAAAAATTTTGTCAATCATCCAATTCAACTTTAAAAACGATCCCGGATTTACAGGAAAATCTAATACTGTATTTTTGCTTAAAGCCGGGGTATGTACCTAATCACCCACCAACTAAAACCTCAAAGACACGACAGACAGACCATGACCATTGATAAATTCGACTTTGACGCAACCCTGCTGACCGTAAATTTCGCCACCCGTTTGCTGGCCATGGAAGTGGACCCCGACATTCTTACTGACCGGGTTCTGGAAGCTTTCTGCGATCTCGGCAACTGTCAGGATGCGACCCTGATGATGTATGACGAGTACCGCCAGCTCAAAGGCGTTGCTGCCTCCCTCAATCAGCGCAGATTCATCATCGATGAGCAGATTCCGCTGAACAAGGCCATGGAAGAGGCCGCACAATCCCTGAAGCCGGTAGTTCGCCCGGTCTGCGATGATTCAATCTATCCCCTGCCTTCGGAATGCTGCGATTCGGAAAAGACCTGCCTGTGTATCCCGCTGGTTGGTTCGCGGGACCGCATCCGGGGATTTGTAACCCTCTACCGCCCTAAAGATCAGCAGTGGGATATTTCAGAACTTTTCCAGCTGGGCATCATATCTACAGTTGCCGCAATTTCCATTGAAAACTCGCGCCTCTTCCGCCAGACCATCGAAGACAGCCTGACCGGACTGTACATGCGCCGCTACCTGTTCATCCGGCTGCGCGAGGAAGTTCAGCGTTTCAAACGCCGCGGCGGTCCGCTCTCAGCAATCATGCTTGATATCGATCACTTCAAATCCGTAAATGACACCTACGGCCATGCCACCGGAGACGTGGTCCTGCGTACAGTTGGACACATCCTGCACGACAGCAGCCGTCAGGGGGTAGACCTGCCCTGCCGTTACGGCGGCGAGGAATTTGTCATCCTCATGCCCGGTTCAGAAAAAAAAGAAGCGGAAATAGTAGCGGAAAGAATCAGGGCTGCCTGCGAGGCAAAAGAAATTCACGCCCCGGAAGGCAAGGTCAAAGTAACCATCAGCTGCGGAATCTCATCAATTGAAGAATGTCAGGAACCTTCCGCAGAAGAACTGCTGAAAATCGCGGACCAGCGGCTGTACTGCGCCAAGGAGACAGGCCGTAACAGAGTGGTGAGCAGGTAGGTTACCTAAAAAACTTTTCCCGCAACAGCTTCAGCGCAAAAACCGTATTGGTCACCAGATAACGTTTCCACATGCGCCGAGGCTCCTGCACCAGACGATAAAACCATTCCAACCCGTATTTCTGCATGAACTCAGGCGCACGCTTGGTCTTTCCGGCCAGAATATCGAAGGTTCCGCCCACGCCCATCACAAAACCCACACCGAGCTGTTCTTTCCAGCGGTTGATAAAATTCTCTTTTTTAGGGGAAGTTATGGCCACAAAAAGCATTTTCGCCCCGGACCCGGCAATGTCCCGCACAACAGACTCTTCATCGTCCCAGAAATAGCCGTGGTGATATCCGGCGATTTTCAGCCGGGGATATTTCTGCTCAATCGCAACAACAGCTTTGTCCAGCACTTCCGCTTTTGCGCCCAGCAGATAAACAGGATCGCCTCCCTCCGCCGCCCTTTCAAGCAGCGCGTGAAACAGATCAATCCCGGCAACCCGTTCCTGCACATCATGGCCCGCAAACTGTGCGCCCCAAAGCACACCCATGCCGTCGATGTTAACGATATCGCAGCTCTGCACCGAAGCACAAAGCTGTGCGTCCCGGCCCATATTGACCAGCTTGGCAACATTGACCACCACATGCTGGGTGAACAGGCCGTACTTCAAACGGCTGAAAATCTCGTCAACCGTCTCAGCCATGGTCCACGCATGCATGCGCGCATTCATGAAATTTATGATTTTATGATTGATCATTTTAGATGCCTCCGGCGGCCCTCCGGGGGCCAAAGAAACTTTTTGAAAAAAGTTTCTCTGGACTCTTCAAAAACTTTTAATAAGCTTCGCGAGTAGCGTACTAAGACGACTTCCATTTGAACAAACAGCGAAACCCTAATAAAACGTTTTGGGATTCTTAAACCCTTTTGGAAAAGGGTTTAAGCCCCCGGAGGGTCGCCGAAGGCTTAAAGACTGAAAAAACGGTGAGCGTTCTCTGAACAAATCCGCCACAGCTCATTCACTTCCATTTCTTTCAGCTCCGCCACTTTTGCGGCAGTAAATACCACGAACGCGGGTTCGTTGCGCTTGCCGCGCCACGGCTCCGGGGTCAGGAACGGGCAGTCCGTTTCCAGCACCAGCCGATCCAGCGGAATGGACTTCACTGCTTGCTGCGCAATTTCGTTCTTCTTATATGTAACAGGTCCGGGCACAGAAATATACCAACCGTGATTGATAATGCGTTGCGCGGTCTCAGCATCCCCGCCGAAACAGTGCCAAAGCAGCGGTTTACCGGACCAGCCGAAATCCTCCAGCACTTCAATGGTCCGCTCATGGGAATCGCGGCTGTGGATGACCACCGGAAGGTCCAGTTCATCGGCCAGCTGAAGCTGCTTGCGGAAAACATCTTCCTGCACATCATACGGCACGCGGTCCCAATAGAAATCAAGACCGATCTCACCCACTGCTTTCAGCCGCGGGTCAGCCTTAAAAGCTTCGCGCATGGCAGCGATGTCTTCTTCCACAAACTTACCGGAATCATTGGGATGCACGCCGAGCAGAAAGAACACTTCCGGGTAATCCGCGAAGAGTTCTTTATTTTCATTGTACGCCCGCGGTCCCAGAAAGACGTTACCGATACGGCCCACGCCGCTTTCTTTGGCCCGGGCCATTACTTCCGGCAGATCGTCACGGAAATCATCCAGATCCAGATGGGCATGGGTCTCCACGCCCGGAATATCAATGCCCACGCTCTGGGGCAATGCTCTGTTTTTCTTTTTTTTCTTAGCCATAAGAGTATATTGATGCGCTTCGCGCTATTTGATGAAAGGATTTCGCCTCCGGCGGCCAGAGAAACTTTTGCAAAAGTTTCTCTGGACTCTTCAAAACCTTTTATTAGGGAATTTGAACTTGCACGGTAAGCTGTGCCTCAGGGGCGTCAATTTTAAATAAAAATTTCTTAAAAATTATTCCAAATACTCAAAACCGTCCTTTCCTGCTCTTTCATTGTATAGGAACGGATGGTCTGTTGCCCGGCTTCCAGCGCGCTGTCAAGGACGGGACCGCCATCGCGCCAGAGGATGATGGCTTTTTCGAGATTGAAGGCTGCGTCGAGCACGTCGGCGTCTGCGGACCAGAAACCGTTGCCGGACCACGGGACTTCGCGCAGCGGCCACCACGGCTTGAAAGTCGCACCTTCAATCTGGCGCATATAATCCCAGCCGCCAAAGCCGGAAAAGCCGACCGGGATGCAGCCGGAAGCAAGGGATTCCAGCGGCGGCAGCGGGCAGCCTTCCGGGAACCCGGAAACAAGAAAAATATGGCAGGAACGCAAGGTCTCGGCCACGCCCTGCGCATCCATCCCGGCAATCTCCACCCAGCGGACCTCGGCCCCCTGATTGCGCGATTCAAAAATAGATTTAATCTGGCTTACAAGGGCCTTGTTCTTACGCGGCATGTAAGCGATGCGAATCTTACCGGACGGTTTCTTGTCCGGGGCATGAAATAACCCCGTATCAATGCCCGGTCTCAGGATCGGCGAGACCTTGCCTACGGTCTGTTGCATGAACCACTCCACCGGATGGGAAACCGCCAGAAAGGAAACAGGCAGACTGGCCCACGAAACCCCTTCCGGCAGGGACGAAAACAAATAAGCCCAGTTCTGGCAGTAAACCACACAGCGCGCTCCCGCGTTCAAACCCGGCGCAAGGCTGTTTACCCAGCCTTCGGGAACCAGCCATAGATCATCCGGTGTAAGCTGCACATCATCCCAATGAATAGGTTCAGGGTAACCCTCGGCCAACTGCGGCATCCAGCTCCCCTTCTCACGCATGACAAGCTGCACATCATGTCCATGCCGGGCGAGAATAGAAGCTATCTGGCAAAAAACAGTAATCCCCCCGGTAGCTTTGCGAACCGGAGGTATAAATATATATGTTTTCATAATTTGTTCCCTTGGGCGAAACATACAATTGTTTAAACAGATTGAAAAGCATTCCCCCAAACGAAGCGGCGAAGCCCCGATAAAAGGTTTTGGGAGAGTCCAGAGAACCCTTTTGCAAAAGGGTTCTCTGGCCGCCGGAGGCAAAATCTTTCCATAAAAAAGCGCGATAGCGCATCATACCTATCCATGTTACTGAAACAATGTGACACATGAATCCCCATATATAATCAACGGCCTGATGGACCAGCAGTTCTTGTTGCCGGACCTTTTGAACGAGGTCCCTATCGGCATTGCGGTTCTGGACATTGAAGGCCGCATCAAGCTTGCAAACCGCGCATGGCAGACCATCACCGGTGCCGACCCTGAATCCATGCAAGGCCTTAAATGCTATCTGGGGTTGCGTTGCGACTACTGCTTCAAGGGCTGCCCGGTCATGGCCGATAAGGCTGATTTTCAAACTGTCTCCGTTGATGCGGATATTATTGACCGCACCCGCACCAAAGTTCCCATCCGGCTGAATATCTCGCCCATTGTTAATAATAAAAATGTGATTTCGGGATATGTGGAGACCATTCAGGACATCCGGCAGGTTGCGGAACTGAGCAGCTCGGCCAGCAAGGCTTACTCGCTGGGCGGACTCATCGGCACCAGCCCGGAGATGGTTAAAATTTTCAGCATGGTTCCATCCATTGCGGCCACAGATTCATCGGTCCTGATCACCGGGGAAACCGGGACCGGTAAAGATGTTCTGGCCGAGGCCATCCACAATGCCTCGGACCGGGCAGGCGCACCTTTCATCAAGGTCAACTGCGGTGCCCTGCCGGAGACTTTGCTGGAATCGGAACTTTTCGGTCATGTAAAAGGCGCATTTACCGGGGCCAATGAAGACCGGCCCGGACGCATCAAACTGGCCCACAACGGCTCTTTCTTTTTGACCGAGATCGGGGACTTACCCCTGCCCTTGCAGGTCAAACTGCTTTCATTTCTGGATGACAAAGTAATCCATCCACTGGGCAGCTCGCGGGGCTTCAATGCTGATGTGCGGGTTATTGTTGCCACCCACCGGGACTTGAAACGCATGGTGCAGGAAAAGACCTTCCGCGCCGACCTGCTCTTCAGGCTGAATGTTGTGCATCTGCACCTGCCGCCGCTAAGGGAACGCGGAGATGACATTCTGCTGCTCAAAAATCATTTCCTGATGGAATATTGCAACAAATTTAACAAGAAAATAAAAGGCTTCACAAAAAAATCAGCCAAAATTCTATCCGCATACCGCTACCCCGGCAACGTGCGTGAACTGAGCAATATTGTGGAATACGCGGTCAACTTCTGCGACCGGGACATCATCGGCTCCAGCCACCTGCCCGCCTACCTTACCGAGCAGGACATCCTGCGCCCGGTAACGGAAACAACTCATGCCGCACAGGAACGGGGAGTTCCTGTTGAATATTCCTCAGCCCAGAGCTGGGATGATGCGGAGAAACAGATGATCATGGATACGCTGGTCAAATGCGGAGGCCGTAAAGGTGAAGCAGCCAATATGCTCGGCTGGTCCCGCTCCACCTTCTGGCGCAAGATGAAAAAACACTCCATCAGCGGATAACACATGTCACATAAAATCATGATCCCCCTTCACAACGATGAGGTTGCCCCCCGCTTCGACCTTGCTACCGACGTACTGCTGGCAAAATTCCGCTCCGACGGCGAAACCAGTGAACGTATCATCGTCCTGCCGCAGGCTTCCGCCGATGACCTCTGCGCCCTGGCCACCTCGGACAACACCGATGCCGTGGTCTGCGGCGGCATTGATGACGAGCATTACCAGTACCTCAAATGGAAAGGCATCGAGGTCCTCGACGATGTCATCGGTCCGGTTAAAAAAGTCATGCAGGCATATAAGGACAACAAGCTCGCCCGTGGTGACAATTTTTACATGGTTTAGCCCTCTTTTCTAACCCCCCGAAAATCAACTATCATTTGTAACCACTCTCTGTTTTTGTTTCTTTTTGTTTCATAATGTTTCTTGAGAAAGTTTTCACAATGATTCACTTTGTTTCAACAAAAAGAAACAAAAAACTTCCCTGCAAGGATAAAAGTCTGGTATAAATGGAATTATTTTATCTGGCACACCGAGTGCTTTTAGAGAACGGGTGCTGCAGAGGCCGAATTCCCGGCCAGTAGCCAAGACAACGTTTTAAAACATGAAAATAATGATTGTTGAAAAGGACTCGGAATTCCGTGAACACCTCGTACTGCGACTAAGGGGTGAAGGCCTGACTGTCGCAGAATCCGGAAACCTTGATGAAGCTGAAGAGTTCATACGCGAGAATGAACTTCACGGCATTGTCCTCGGTCTTTCCGGATTCGGACGCAGTTCCTTGAAATTCATGGAGGATATTTCACCAGTCGTTCCTGATTTGAAAGTTGTTTTAATAAACCGGCACAATAAGATTCCGCTTTCCATAGAAGCTATGAATCTGGGGGCATGTGCTGAAATTTCAGTTCCGGTGGATATTGCCGCTCTGGTAAAGACATTGCGCAGGTTCTGCGCCCAGGCAAACTGAGCGGAAAAATCCCATACGGACAACCTACACAGGGGGAAAACGTGAACAGTATTAAAGTTAAAGAACTTATGATCCCGGTTGAAGAATACAACCGGGTCACAAAGGAAACCACACTTGTTGAATCCATGCAGTGTCTCATCCAGCAGGGAGAAGACAAAAACCTTCCTCATCCCCACCGAGATCTGCTGGTGGAAGACGAGAACGGCAAGGTTATCGGCAAGGTAACCATGCTCGACATCTTTAAACACATGGAACCTTCCTACTTTAAAATGGACGACCAGCGTCATCCTAACGCACTGAATATGGATTTCGTCCAGAAAGTATACCGCGATTTCAATCTCTGGTCCGAACCGCTCAGCGAACTCTGCCGCAAAAGTGCCGGAGCCACTGCGGGTGAAATCATGCACGTACCTGCAAACACCGAACTGCTGGACGAAAACGACAGCGTCGATAAGGCCCTGCATGCTTTCATGCTCGGGGTACACCAGCCCCTGTTGGTCCAGAAGGATGGACTGGTCACCGGGGTACTGCGTCTCGGTGATGTTTTTGAAAAAGTAAGATCCGCAATCCTCGCTTGCGAGATATAAACAGCCTAATTGCAAGGAGCTTAAAAAAATGACTGCTGAAGTTGCAACCAAGCCCGGATTTGATTTCAAGAGGCTGTTCTTTATGCTGCTGGGCGTCGGCCTTTTCGCCCTCGTCTACTACTGCCCGGCGTGGCCCGATGCCGTTGATCCCGGCGGAGAACATTTTGTACTGACTAAAGAAGCCAAGGGCGCCATCGGAGTATTCCTGCTGGCCGGAACCTGGTGGGTATTTGAAGTTGTACCCATCGGCGTAACCTCTCTGGCCATCGGCGTACTGCAGGCCATGTTTTTTATCCGCCCGGCCAAGGTGGCCTTCAAGGATTTTATGGACCCCTCGGTTCTGTTTATATTTGCTTCCATCATGATCGGACTCGTCTTCACCAAGACCGGACTGACCAAGCGTCTGGCCTACAAGATGCTCATGGTTGTGGGTGAAAAAACCAGCCGCATCTATCTGGGTGTATTCGTTGTAACCGCGCTGCTGACCCATATCATGGCTCACACCGCTGTTGCGGCGACTGTTTACCCGCTGCTGCTGGCTATCTACTCCCTGTACGGAGAAGGCGACAAGCCCACCAAGTTCGGTAAGGGTCTGTTCATCGGTATGGCTTACGTGGCCGGTGCCGGTTCTATCGTAACCCTGCTCGGTGCTGCACGTGGTGCGGTTGCTCTCGGTTTCTACAACGAGATTCTGGGCAAAGACGTAACCTTC is a genomic window containing:
- a CDS encoding dicarboxylate/amino acid:cation symporter, whose product is MSNESKFKEFGLIIKLLIGIAAGVGIGLFANHAVMEVVVTAKYVMGQFIFYTVPLVILAFIAPAITRLGQNASKMLGVGVSLAYLSAAGAATMAAVAGYALIPHLSIATQVEGLRELPEVVFQLSIPPIMSVMTALVTAVVLGIATIWVKAKTFENMLGEFENIMMQVVSRIIIPILPFFIATTFAGLAYEGSLTKQLPVFLEVIVIVLIGHFIWLTFLYTLAGIISKRNPLEVFKHYPPAYLTAVGTMSSAATLPVSLECAGKSKALGKDTVEFMVPLGATIHLCGSVLTETFFAMTISMMLYGTLPSVGTMAMFILLFGIFAIGAPGVPGGTVMASLGIVVGVLGFDPAGVALLLAVFALQDSFGTACNVTGDGALALMMEGIFNRNGELDKARTS
- a CDS encoding RidA family protein; this translates as MKKVVVSEKAPAAVGCYSHAIESGNMVFTSGQLPINKETGKMPEGPGAQAKQALDNLKYVLEAAGTTMDNVVKTTVLIQNIEDFAAINEVYATYFSEPYPARSCFEVANVPLGALVEIEAIAVK
- a CDS encoding transcriptional regulator; this encodes MPAKSKIISCKIDHYVPFVEFLGTFLGDNCEVVLHDTTSKEKSVLAIANEHISGRGVGAPLTDLALKFLVDEVYREKDWMMGYTTEGRNGHILHSATYFIKDSEGELLGMLCLNMDTSDMLAARELINKVIHSAGFDRSVKKEEFGNVPEEEEHSETFPKSMEDLTESLIVRVIADTNILPERMTSEEKMDVVSTLNERGVFMLKGAIKDVAKHLVVSEATVYRYLQKINDK
- a CDS encoding sensor domain-containing diguanylate cyclase — protein: MTIDKFDFDATLLTVNFATRLLAMEVDPDILTDRVLEAFCDLGNCQDATLMMYDEYRQLKGVAASLNQRRFIIDEQIPLNKAMEEAAQSLKPVVRPVCDDSIYPLPSECCDSEKTCLCIPLVGSRDRIRGFVTLYRPKDQQWDISELFQLGIISTVAAISIENSRLFRQTIEDSLTGLYMRRYLFIRLREEVQRFKRRGGPLSAIMLDIDHFKSVNDTYGHATGDVVLRTVGHILHDSSRQGVDLPCRYGGEEFVILMPGSEKKEAEIVAERIRAACEAKEIHAPEGKVKVTISCGISSIEECQEPSAEELLKIADQRLYCAKETGRNRVVSR
- a CDS encoding WecB/TagA/CpsF family glycosyltransferase, giving the protein MINHKIINFMNARMHAWTMAETVDEIFSRLKYGLFTQHVVVNVAKLVNMGRDAQLCASVQSCDIVNIDGMGVLWGAQFAGHDVQERVAGIDLFHALLERAAEGGDPVYLLGAKAEVLDKAVVAIEQKYPRLKIAGYHHGYFWDDEESVVRDIAGSGAKMLFVAITSPKKENFINRWKEQLGVGFVMGVGGTFDILAGKTKRAPEFMQKYGLEWFYRLVQEPRRMWKRYLVTNTVFALKLLREKFFR
- a CDS encoding TatD family hydrolase; this encodes MAKKKKKNRALPQSVGIDIPGVETHAHLDLDDFRDDLPEVMARAKESGVGRIGNVFLGPRAYNENKELFADYPEVFFLLGVHPNDSGKFVEEDIAAMREAFKADPRLKAVGEIGLDFYWDRVPYDVQEDVFRKQLQLADELDLPVVIHSRDSHERTIEVLEDFGWSGKPLLWHCFGGDAETAQRIINHGWYISVPGPVTYKKNEIAQQAVKSIPLDRLVLETDCPFLTPEPWRGKRNEPAFVVFTAAKVAELKEMEVNELWRICSENAHRFFSL
- a CDS encoding glycosyltransferase family 4 protein, encoding MKTYIFIPPVRKATGGITVFCQIASILARHGHDVQLVMREKGSWMPQLAEGYPEPIHWDDVQLTPDDLWLVPEGWVNSLAPGLNAGARCVVYCQNWAYLFSSLPEGVSWASLPVSFLAVSHPVEWFMQQTVGKVSPILRPGIDTGLFHAPDKKPSGKIRIAYMPRKNKALVSQIKSIFESRNQGAEVRWVEIAGMDAQGVAETLRSCHIFLVSGFPEGCPLPPLESLASGCIPVGFSGFGGWDYMRQIEGATFKPWWPLREVPWSGNGFWSADADVLDAAFNLEKAIILWRDGGPVLDSALEAGQQTIRSYTMKEQERTVLSIWNNF
- a CDS encoding sigma-54 interaction domain-containing protein — protein: MTHESPYIINGLMDQQFLLPDLLNEVPIGIAVLDIEGRIKLANRAWQTITGADPESMQGLKCYLGLRCDYCFKGCPVMADKADFQTVSVDADIIDRTRTKVPIRLNISPIVNNKNVISGYVETIQDIRQVAELSSSASKAYSLGGLIGTSPEMVKIFSMVPSIAATDSSVLITGETGTGKDVLAEAIHNASDRAGAPFIKVNCGALPETLLESELFGHVKGAFTGANEDRPGRIKLAHNGSFFLTEIGDLPLPLQVKLLSFLDDKVIHPLGSSRGFNADVRVIVATHRDLKRMVQEKTFRADLLFRLNVVHLHLPPLRERGDDILLLKNHFLMEYCNKFNKKIKGFTKKSAKILSAYRYPGNVRELSNIVEYAVNFCDRDIIGSSHLPAYLTEQDILRPVTETTHAAQERGVPVEYSSAQSWDDAEKQMIMDTLVKCGGRKGEAANMLGWSRSTFWRKMKKHSISG
- a CDS encoding dinitrogenase iron-molybdenum cofactor biosynthesis protein codes for the protein MSHKIMIPLHNDEVAPRFDLATDVLLAKFRSDGETSERIIVLPQASADDLCALATSDNTDAVVCGGIDDEHYQYLKWKGIEVLDDVIGPVKKVMQAYKDNKLARGDNFYMV
- a CDS encoding response regulator, with amino-acid sequence MKIMIVEKDSEFREHLVLRLRGEGLTVAESGNLDEAEEFIRENELHGIVLGLSGFGRSSLKFMEDISPVVPDLKVVLINRHNKIPLSIEAMNLGACAEISVPVDIAALVKTLRRFCAQAN
- a CDS encoding CBS domain-containing protein, producing the protein MNSIKVKELMIPVEEYNRVTKETTLVESMQCLIQQGEDKNLPHPHRDLLVEDENGKVIGKVTMLDIFKHMEPSYFKMDDQRHPNALNMDFVQKVYRDFNLWSEPLSELCRKSAGATAGEIMHVPANTELLDENDSVDKALHAFMLGVHQPLLVQKDGLVTGVLRLGDVFEKVRSAILACEI